The DNA window TTAGGACGTGAAGAATGGGATAATGACTAGATTGGAAATTAGAACAGGGGATTGGGTCAACTCATCCCCTGTTTCGTAGTCCATCTAACTTTCTTCTTGTCGCAACTGTTCTAACTCAGAGCGTAAAGTCGCGATTTGCTCAGTCAGTTCTTCAAGTTCTACTTGAGGATTTGAAGCGGTCGGTGCTTCCAGTTGTTCAGTTATTCCAGAAGAGTCAGATTCAGAAGCAGTATCTGGGGAATTCCCGTTTTGCTTCATCAAATTATCAACAAAATTGCGAGCTTCTTCTTCGGTGATTTTGCCCTTTTCTGACCATTCTCGAGTCAGCTCTGCTAACTCTTGGGTCAGTTTGCGCCAGCTTTCTTCCCGTTTCTGCTCATCTTGCAGAACTTCGGCGAAAGAAGCAGTTGCTCCTAGGGTCACATGGAAGCTTTGTTGTAACAGTTGCACTAAGGTTTCAGAATTCATATTCTTGTTTTAGGCTTGAGGATATGGGCAAGATCTGTGCCCTGATTCTACTGCAATCTTCAAGAATATGTCTGAGCGACCCATTTATCTTGACTCCCATTCGACTACGCCCGTAGATCGGCGAGTAGTAGAGGCTATGTTGCCCTACTTCACCGATCGCTTTGGTAATGCAGCCAGTGTTACCCACGTCTATGGATGGGAATCAGAAGCCGCCGTTAGCTGTGGGCGAGAGATTTTAGCTCAAGCCATTGGGGGTACTCCAGAAGAGATGATCTTCACCAGTGGAGCGACTGAAGCCAACAATCTAGCGATCAAGGGAGTTGCTGAATCGTACTTTAGCAAGGGTCGCCACCTGATTACTGTTACTACTGAACATAATGCCGTTTTAGATCCCTGTGAGTATTTAAAAGCTTTGGGCTTTGAAGTTACCTATCTGGGAGTCAACGCTCAAGGGTTAATCAATCTAGAGGAATTACAATCAGCCATTCGCGAGGATACCCTTCTGGTATCGGTGATGGCGGCCAATAATGAGATTGGAGTTATTCAACCTTTAGCAGATATCGGCCAAATTTGCCGAGATCGCCAAGTTCTCTTTCATACGGATGCAGCTCAGGCGATCGGTAAAATTCCCCTGGATGTCCAGGAAATGAAGATCGATTTACTGTCTTTAACGGCCCATAAAGTCTACGGCCCCAAAGGTATTGGAGCCTTATACGTGCGCCGACGCAATCCCAGAGTCAAGCTCGCTGCCCAAATTCACGGGGGTGGCCATGAACGGGGACTGCGATCGGGAACTCTTTATACTCCACAAATTGTCGGTTTTGCGGAAG is part of the Roseofilum reptotaenium CS-1145 genome and encodes:
- a CDS encoding cysteine desulfurase family protein; protein product: MSERPIYLDSHSTTPVDRRVVEAMLPYFTDRFGNAASVTHVYGWESEAAVSCGREILAQAIGGTPEEMIFTSGATEANNLAIKGVAESYFSKGRHLITVTTEHNAVLDPCEYLKALGFEVTYLGVNAQGLINLEELQSAIREDTLLVSVMAANNEIGVIQPLADIGQICRDRQVLFHTDAAQAIGKIPLDVQEMKIDLLSLTAHKVYGPKGIGALYVRRRNPRVKLAAQIHGGGHERGLRSGTLYTPQIVGFAEAVRLGMAEQETESKRLIELRERLWSALSSLDGIYLNGHPTQRLSGNLNISVEGIDGSALLLGLQPVVAVSSGSACTSAKIAPSHVLLALGREEKLAYASVRFGIGRFNTESEIDRVAEHFISTVTALRKAL